In Pleomorphomonas sp. T1.2MG-36, a single window of DNA contains:
- a CDS encoding 50S ribosomal protein L11 methyltransferase translates to MRQYQLHIPAADAAAAETIADAVEAAFVEAGPVSWYETDGGWAVDGFFFADDAEEILAPARAALDGIVDTASVTVEPVPEDVDWVAQSLEGLSPVIAGRFVVHGAHDRDRIPKGLIGLQIEANQAFGTGHHPTTWGCLTALTRLLAVYRFDSVFDLGTGSGVLAIGIARATKRPVLASDIDPLAVEIALENAEINGAAHLVTAVTAAGFAHPAIVGRKFDLIVANILADPLKMLSPQFRAHALPGAAVVLSGILRTQAESVLAAFRAQGFVRERHIVKDVWSTLVLRYAG, encoded by the coding sequence ATGCGCCAGTACCAGCTTCACATTCCCGCCGCCGACGCGGCGGCTGCCGAGACGATCGCCGACGCGGTCGAGGCCGCGTTCGTCGAGGCGGGCCCGGTGAGCTGGTACGAGACCGACGGCGGCTGGGCGGTGGACGGCTTCTTCTTTGCCGACGATGCCGAGGAGATCCTGGCGCCGGCCCGCGCCGCGCTCGACGGCATCGTCGATACCGCCTCGGTGACGGTGGAGCCGGTGCCGGAGGATGTGGACTGGGTGGCGCAAAGCCTCGAAGGCTTGAGCCCGGTCATCGCCGGCCGCTTCGTGGTGCACGGCGCCCACGACCGCGACCGCATTCCCAAGGGGTTGATCGGCCTGCAGATCGAGGCCAACCAGGCCTTCGGCACCGGCCATCATCCGACCACTTGGGGCTGTCTCACCGCATTGACGCGCCTGCTCGCCGTCTACCGCTTCGACAGCGTGTTCGACCTCGGCACCGGATCGGGCGTCCTGGCCATCGGCATCGCGCGCGCCACCAAGCGGCCGGTGCTGGCCTCCGACATCGATCCGCTGGCGGTGGAAATCGCGCTGGAAAACGCCGAGATCAACGGCGCCGCCCATCTCGTCACGGCAGTGACGGCCGCCGGCTTCGCCCATCCGGCCATCGTCGGGCGCAAGTTCGACCTGATCGTCGCCAATATCCTGGCCGATCCCCTGAAGATGCTGTCGCCGCAGTTCCGCGCCCACGCCCTGCCGGGCGCCGCCGTGGTGCTGTCGGGCATCCTGAGGACGCAGGCCGAAAGCGTGCTCGCGGCCTTCCGCGCACAGGGCTTCGTGCGCGAGCGCCATATCGTCAAGGACGTCTGGAGCACGCTCGTCCTGCGTTATGCCGGCTGA
- the lpxC gene encoding UDP-3-O-acyl-N-acetylglucosamine deacetylase: MRTSYGKQTTLGESVRFSGIGVHSGKPATIVLHPAEADRGIVFVRTDGEEVEIAARHENVVATELCTMIGIGGRTVATIEHLMAALASSGIDNVVVEIDGPEMPIADGCSAAFIDMIAEAGLRRLAAPRKVLRVVKPVRLEVGGAVLEFLPFDGTRYDVTIDFANPLIGRQSYVLDLNSRTFGRDIARARTFGFMADVEKLWKMGFALGSSLENSVAIGDDRILNPEGLRWPDEFARHKTLDAVGDLSLIGMPFIGHFRSYKGGHKLNWMAVKALVADTGAYEIVHDVAPAREPAGGILQAAALAPSRD; the protein is encoded by the coding sequence ATGCGAACGTCCTACGGCAAGCAGACCACCCTCGGCGAAAGTGTCCGGTTCTCAGGCATCGGCGTGCATTCCGGCAAGCCGGCGACCATCGTCCTGCACCCCGCCGAAGCCGACCGGGGCATCGTCTTCGTTCGCACCGACGGCGAGGAGGTGGAGATCGCCGCCCGCCACGAGAACGTGGTTGCCACCGAACTCTGCACGATGATCGGCATCGGCGGCCGCACGGTCGCCACCATCGAGCACCTGATGGCCGCGCTGGCCTCCTCCGGCATCGACAATGTCGTCGTCGAGATCGACGGCCCGGAAATGCCCATCGCCGACGGCTGCTCGGCCGCCTTCATCGACATGATCGCCGAGGCCGGCCTGCGCCGCCTCGCCGCGCCGCGCAAGGTGCTGCGCGTCGTCAAGCCGGTCCGGCTAGAAGTCGGCGGCGCCGTGCTGGAGTTCCTGCCGTTCGACGGCACGCGCTACGACGTCACCATCGATTTTGCCAATCCGCTGATCGGCCGCCAGTCCTACGTGCTGGACCTCAACTCGCGCACCTTTGGCCGCGACATCGCCCGCGCCCGCACGTTCGGCTTCATGGCCGACGTCGAGAAGCTGTGGAAGATGGGTTTCGCGCTCGGTTCGTCGCTCGAGAACTCGGTCGCCATCGGCGACGACCGTATTCTCAATCCCGAGGGTCTGCGCTGGCCGGACGAATTCGCCCGCCACAAGACGCTCGACGCGGTGGGCGACCTGTCGCTGATCGGCATGCCCTTCATCGGCCACTTCCGCTCCTACAAGGGCGGCCACAAGCTCAACTGGATGGCCGTCAAGGCGCTCGTCGCCGACACCGGCGCCTACGAGATCGTCCACGACGTTGCGCCGGCCCGCGAACCGGCCGGCGGCATTCTTCAGGCGGCCGCGCTGGCGCCCTCGCGCGACTGA
- a CDS encoding substrate-binding domain-containing protein: MAALMTATAIAATTGFAAAADKPVIATVVKISGIPWFDRLETGVKAFQAAHEDVVATQYGPATSDSAQQLQIVQDLVAKGVNALAVVPMDPAVLEGTLKRAMERGTIVVTHEADNQVNTMADVEAFDNSFYGAALNERLASCMGKKGKWTTFVGSLGSRTHMQWVGAGEENAKKYPDMELVDPNNESFDDANGTYEKAKELLRKHPDLAGFQTSAGNDVLGVGRAIEEAGLAGKVCLVGTGLPNPSAPYLDSGAITAIGYWDPQKAGMAMNVVAKLLLEKKELKTGMDLGVEGYNSVTVTKGAGNGLLVVGNGMVLDDKDSYKAHLF, encoded by the coding sequence ATGGCCGCGCTGATGACCGCCACGGCCATCGCCGCGACGACGGGTTTCGCTGCCGCCGCCGACAAGCCGGTGATCGCCACCGTCGTCAAGATTTCGGGTATTCCCTGGTTCGACCGCCTCGAGACGGGCGTCAAGGCGTTCCAGGCCGCCCACGAGGATGTCGTTGCCACCCAGTACGGTCCGGCAACGTCCGACTCGGCGCAGCAGTTGCAGATCGTTCAGGACCTCGTCGCCAAGGGCGTCAACGCGCTGGCGGTGGTTCCCATGGACCCGGCCGTTCTCGAAGGCACGCTGAAGCGGGCCATGGAGCGCGGCACCATCGTGGTCACCCACGAGGCCGACAACCAGGTCAACACCATGGCCGACGTCGAGGCCTTCGATAACTCCTTCTATGGCGCCGCCCTCAACGAGCGCCTTGCCTCGTGCATGGGCAAGAAGGGCAAGTGGACGACCTTCGTCGGTTCGCTCGGCAGCCGCACGCACATGCAGTGGGTCGGTGCCGGCGAGGAGAATGCCAAGAAGTACCCGGACATGGAGCTGGTCGATCCGAACAACGAGTCGTTCGACGACGCCAACGGCACCTACGAGAAGGCCAAGGAGCTGCTGCGCAAGCATCCCGATCTCGCCGGCTTCCAGACCTCGGCCGGTAACGACGTGCTCGGCGTCGGTCGCGCCATCGAGGAAGCCGGTCTTGCCGGCAAGGTCTGCCTCGTGGGCACCGGCCTGCCGAACCCGTCGGCGCCTTACCTCGATTCCGGCGCCATCACGGCCATCGGCTACTGGGATCCGCAGAAGGCCGGCATGGCGATGAATGTCGTCGCCAAGCTGCTCCTTGAAAAGAAGGAGCTCAAGACCGGCATGGACCTCGGTGTCGAAGGCTACAACAGCGTCACCGTCACCAAGGGTGCCGGCAACGGCCTGCTGGTCGTCGGCAACGGCATGGTTCTCGACGACAAGGATAGCTACAAGGCTCATCTCTTCTGA
- a CDS encoding aminopeptidase P family protein → MFQTFDNVSDPSHGKARIAALRAELKRRGLKGFLVPLADEHQGEYIPAAAARLLWLTGFAGSAGLAIVLDDRAAIFVDGRYTLQVREQVDLTVIEPHHLIEEPPQDWLKTVIHKGDRIGFDPWLMTAAEVGRFETALAAAGAEFVAVDGNPVDAVWADRPEPPKGRVSLFPESLAGESAEAKLVRLGEAIAKAGADAAVLTRPDSIAWAFNIRGEDVPHTPEALSFAILRKEGRPSLFVDGAKLDNVVRDRLEQIAAVEQPAAFAPALAALGGSVLVDKASAAFEVVRRVEAGGGKVVAGSDPVLLPKALKNATELAGIRAAHIRDGVAMVRFLAWIDHEAPKGGLDEIAVTKQLEEFRRETGTLRDISFDTIAGAGPNAAIPHYHVSTASNRKVEMDGILLVDSGAQYQDGTTDITRTVIVGRPTEEMIDRFTRVLIGHVRLTLARFPKGTSGAHLDVLAREKLWEAGLDFDHGTGHGVGHYLSVHEGPGRIAKTGPVPLEPGMLMSNEPGFYKAGAWGIRIENLVVITEPLPIDGGERPMMGFETVTLCPIDRRLIRPSMMSGRERAWLDGYHAEVRDKLLPLLESEADRAWLVAATAPLAA, encoded by the coding sequence GTGTTCCAGACTTTCGATAACGTCAGCGATCCCAGCCACGGCAAGGCGCGGATCGCCGCCCTGAGGGCCGAGCTGAAGCGACGTGGACTCAAGGGCTTTCTGGTGCCGCTCGCCGACGAGCATCAGGGCGAATACATTCCCGCCGCCGCCGCCCGCCTGCTCTGGCTGACCGGGTTCGCCGGCTCGGCCGGTCTCGCCATCGTGCTCGACGACCGCGCCGCGATCTTCGTCGATGGCCGCTATACGCTTCAGGTGCGCGAGCAGGTCGATCTCACGGTCATCGAGCCGCATCACCTCATCGAGGAGCCGCCGCAGGACTGGCTGAAGACCGTCATCCATAAGGGCGACCGCATCGGCTTCGATCCCTGGCTGATGACCGCCGCCGAAGTCGGCCGCTTCGAAACGGCGCTTGCCGCCGCCGGAGCCGAATTCGTCGCCGTCGACGGCAACCCGGTCGACGCCGTCTGGGCGGATCGTCCCGAGCCGCCCAAGGGCCGGGTGTCGCTGTTCCCCGAGAGCCTTGCCGGCGAAAGCGCCGAAGCCAAACTCGTTCGCCTCGGCGAAGCCATCGCCAAGGCGGGCGCCGATGCCGCCGTGCTGACGCGCCCCGATTCCATCGCCTGGGCCTTCAACATCCGTGGCGAGGACGTGCCGCACACGCCGGAGGCGCTGTCCTTCGCCATCCTGCGCAAGGAGGGTCGCCCGTCCCTGTTCGTCGATGGCGCCAAGCTCGACAACGTCGTCCGCGACCGGCTCGAGCAGATCGCCGCCGTCGAGCAGCCCGCCGCCTTCGCTCCGGCCCTGGCGGCGCTCGGCGGTTCGGTGCTGGTCGACAAGGCCTCGGCCGCCTTCGAGGTGGTTCGGCGCGTCGAAGCCGGTGGCGGCAAGGTGGTGGCCGGCTCCGACCCGGTGCTGCTGCCCAAGGCGCTGAAGAACGCCACCGAGCTCGCCGGCATCCGCGCCGCCCACATCCGCGATGGCGTCGCCATGGTGCGCTTCCTCGCCTGGATCGACCACGAGGCGCCAAAGGGCGGGCTCGACGAAATCGCCGTCACCAAGCAGCTCGAGGAGTTCCGCCGCGAAACCGGCACGCTGCGCGACATCTCCTTCGACACCATCGCCGGCGCCGGCCCCAATGCCGCCATTCCGCACTATCACGTCAGCACCGCCTCCAACCGCAAGGTGGAGATGGACGGCATCCTGCTGGTCGATTCGGGCGCCCAGTATCAGGACGGCACCACCGACATCACCCGTACCGTGATCGTCGGCAGGCCGACAGAGGAGATGATCGACCGCTTCACCCGCGTGCTCATCGGCCATGTCCGCCTGACGCTCGCCCGCTTCCCCAAGGGCACCTCCGGCGCCCATCTCGACGTGCTGGCGCGCGAGAAGCTGTGGGAAGCCGGTCTCGACTTCGATCACGGCACGGGCCACGGCGTCGGCCACTATCTGTCGGTGCACGAAGGCCCGGGCCGCATTGCCAAGACCGGCCCCGTGCCGCTGGAACCCGGCATGCTGATGTCCAACGAGCCCGGCTTCTACAAGGCCGGTGCCTGGGGCATCCGCATCGAGAACCTCGTCGTGATCACCGAGCCCCTGCCGATCGACGGCGGCGAGCGGCCGATGATGGGCTTCGAGACGGTGACGCTCTGCCCCATCGACCGCCGCCTGATCCGGCCGTCGATGATGAGCGGGCGCGAGCGTGCCTGGCTCGACGGCTATCACGCCGAGGTCCGCGACAAGCTGCTGCCGCTCTTGGAGAGCGAGGCCGACAGGGCCTGGCTCGTCGCCGCCACGGCGCCGCTCGCGGCGTGA
- a CDS encoding LacI family DNA-binding transcriptional regulator, whose protein sequence is MSDKNTLTMRDIAKAAGVSAATVSLVLNGKGEISGATRAKVLDVVADLNYVPRPARIRASDSTNDTLRFLKIAKHGHTVNRDHSHFISDYIDGMSQEATRRGYSLEVVSHEREAIQDIVQSLAGTGIKGVVALGTELSEADIRLLLTTGIPTVFIDTFHELIDANFVNMNNEDAVYKVLSHFKSQGFHDVGFVASPVETTNFGLRRQAFTKNMLRLDLPIRDDNTLWVESTFDGAYEATAQHLAAGGKLAQCYFCTNDVIAYGFIKALREHNIRIPLDVSIIGFDNLPMSVTMDPPLTTIEVSKRKIGYLAITILDDLINASERQPSVKILVGAELVVRSSDKHAKRKKA, encoded by the coding sequence ATGAGCGACAAGAACACCTTGACAATGAGGGACATAGCCAAGGCGGCAGGCGTCTCCGCAGCAACCGTGTCGCTGGTCCTAAACGGGAAGGGCGAAATATCAGGGGCAACGCGCGCCAAGGTGCTCGATGTCGTGGCCGACCTGAACTACGTGCCGCGGCCGGCGCGAATCCGGGCGTCCGACAGCACCAACGACACCTTGCGCTTCCTGAAGATCGCCAAGCACGGACACACCGTGAATCGGGACCATAGCCACTTCATTTCCGACTACATCGACGGCATGTCGCAGGAAGCGACGCGGCGCGGCTACTCCCTGGAAGTGGTCAGCCACGAGCGGGAAGCCATTCAGGACATCGTCCAGTCGCTGGCCGGCACCGGCATCAAGGGCGTGGTCGCCTTGGGAACCGAGCTCAGCGAGGCCGACATCCGCCTGCTTCTCACCACCGGCATCCCGACCGTGTTCATCGACACCTTTCACGAACTGATCGACGCCAATTTCGTCAACATGAACAACGAGGATGCCGTCTACAAGGTTCTCTCGCACTTCAAATCGCAGGGCTTTCACGACGTTGGCTTCGTGGCGAGTCCCGTCGAGACGACCAATTTCGGCCTGCGCAGGCAAGCCTTCACCAAGAACATGCTGCGGCTCGATCTGCCGATACGCGACGACAACACGCTTTGGGTGGAGTCCACCTTCGACGGCGCCTACGAGGCGACGGCGCAACATCTCGCCGCAGGCGGCAAGTTGGCCCAATGCTACTTCTGCACCAACGACGTCATCGCCTACGGATTCATCAAGGCCCTGAGAGAACACAACATTCGCATTCCCCTCGACGTGTCGATCATCGGCTTCGACAATTTGCCGATGAGCGTCACCATGGACCCGCCGCTGACCACCATCGAAGTTTCCAAGCGCAAGATCGGCTACCTCGCCATCACCATCCTCGACGACCTGATCAACGCTTCCGAACGCCAACCGTCGGTAAAAATCCTGGTCGGCGCCGAACTGGTCGTGCGGTCGAGCGACAAGCACGCAAAGCGGAAGAAAGCCTAG
- a CDS encoding outer membrane protein assembly factor BamD, producing the protein MRQSFVRVAAVLVLLGGATALVGCSSDEPLEPFVEIPAEQSYNAGIAYLQQGDYKKATEKFEEVDQQHPYSEWARKSLIMTTYTNYTRGNFTEAITQGKRYLTLYPGSEDAAYAQWMIAQSYFNQMPDITRDQKMTQQAMQAMQELVERYPDSPYAAEGRKRLDIAKDQLAGKEMEVGRYYLTRSQYIGAINRFKVVVQEYQTTRHIEEALERLTEAYYAMGIVDEAQTAAAVLGHNYPDSRWYKDAYKLLNTNGLEPRENSQSWISKAFKAALL; encoded by the coding sequence ATGAGGCAGAGTTTCGTTCGTGTCGCCGCCGTGCTCGTTCTCCTCGGAGGCGCCACCGCCCTCGTCGGCTGTTCGTCAGACGAACCGCTGGAGCCGTTCGTGGAGATCCCGGCGGAGCAATCCTACAACGCGGGTATCGCCTACCTGCAGCAGGGCGACTACAAGAAGGCCACCGAGAAGTTCGAAGAGGTTGACCAGCAGCACCCCTATTCGGAGTGGGCGCGCAAGTCCCTCATCATGACCACCTACACCAACTACACGCGCGGCAATTTCACCGAGGCCATCACCCAGGGCAAGCGCTACCTGACGCTCTACCCCGGCTCGGAAGACGCCGCCTATGCGCAGTGGATGATCGCGCAGTCCTATTTCAACCAGATGCCCGACATCACGCGCGACCAGAAGATGACGCAGCAGGCCATGCAGGCCATGCAGGAACTGGTCGAGCGCTATCCCGACAGCCCCTATGCCGCCGAAGGCCGCAAGCGCCTCGACATCGCCAAGGACCAGCTCGCCGGCAAGGAAATGGAAGTCGGCCGCTATTACCTGACGCGCAGCCAGTACATCGGCGCCATCAACCGCTTCAAGGTGGTGGTGCAGGAGTACCAGACGACCCGCCACATCGAAGAGGCGCTGGAGCGTCTCACCGAGGCCTATTACGCCATGGGCATCGTCGACGAGGCGCAGACGGCTGCCGCCGTGCTCGGCCACAACTATCCTGACAGCCGCTGGTACAAGGATGCCTATAAGCTCCTCAACACCAACGGCCTCGAGCCGCGCGAGAACTCCCAATCCTGGATCTCGAAGGCATTCAAGGCCGCGTTGCTCTGA
- a CDS encoding ABC transporter permease, whose amino-acid sequence MTLFPIEKARAAERDGDRVSLGGFIHKHPETVTAVLLVVICVVVAILNPDFLQPSSLIDIGRASVVTGLFALGVFVILAAGGIDVSFTAIAALTMYSITLLTTRYAPGLPMILVLAMAVGGGMLLGMFNGLLVYTFSVPAMIVTIGTQYLFRGILLAFVGTVWIMALPEQMLAFGRAPMLQFANSNGAVVTLPLYVLVLPGAAVLTWWILNRTLMGRAIFAMGGSARVAERLGYNLRTIHLFVFGFAGALAGLAGIIHVCSNRLANPFDLVGTEINVIAAVVLGGARITGGTGTVVGTLLGVLLVTVINNVLVMVGIPSTWQRFVVGAFILLAAAFFVVRQRRNRS is encoded by the coding sequence ATGACCCTGTTCCCGATCGAAAAGGCGCGGGCGGCCGAACGGGACGGCGACCGCGTCAGCCTCGGCGGCTTCATCCACAAGCATCCGGAGACGGTGACGGCGGTGCTGCTGGTGGTGATCTGCGTCGTGGTCGCCATCCTCAATCCCGACTTCCTGCAGCCGTCGTCGCTGATCGACATCGGGCGTGCCAGCGTCGTCACCGGCCTGTTCGCGCTCGGCGTGTTCGTCATCCTCGCCGCTGGCGGCATCGACGTGTCGTTCACCGCCATCGCCGCCCTGACGATGTATTCGATCACGCTGCTGACGACGCGCTATGCGCCGGGCCTGCCGATGATCCTCGTTCTGGCCATGGCGGTGGGCGGCGGCATGCTGCTGGGCATGTTCAACGGCCTGCTGGTCTATACCTTCAGCGTGCCGGCGATGATCGTCACCATCGGCACGCAGTATCTGTTCCGCGGCATCCTGCTGGCCTTCGTCGGCACGGTGTGGATCATGGCCTTGCCCGAGCAGATGCTGGCCTTCGGCCGGGCGCCGATGCTGCAGTTCGCCAACTCCAATGGCGCCGTCGTCACGCTGCCGCTCTACGTGCTGGTGCTGCCGGGCGCTGCCGTGCTGACCTGGTGGATCCTGAACCGCACGCTGATGGGTCGGGCGATCTTCGCCATGGGCGGCAGCGCCCGGGTGGCCGAACGGCTCGGCTACAATCTCCGGACCATCCACCTGTTCGTATTCGGCTTTGCCGGTGCGCTGGCGGGGCTCGCGGGCATCATCCACGTCTGCAGCAATCGCCTGGCCAACCCGTTCGATCTGGTCGGTACGGAGATCAACGTTATCGCGGCCGTCGTGCTGGGTGGCGCCCGCATCACCGGCGGCACCGGCACGGTGGTCGGCACGCTGCTCGGCGTGCTCCTGGTCACCGTGATCAACAACGTTCTGGTGATGGTGGGCATTCCCAGCACCTGGCAGCGCTTCGTCGTCGGAGCATTCATTTTGCTGGCGGCGGCCTTCTTCGTCGTGCGCCAGCGCCGAAACAGATCTTAG
- a CDS encoding sugar ABC transporter ATP-binding protein: MAEDSQTDHCFLQLKQIHKRFGGVHALRGVDLKIELGQAYHLLGENGCGKSTVIKVMSGAISPTEGEIILNGESFSALTPIQSLAAGIETVYQDLSLIPNLTVAENVALSEQLVHGEGRLVRRLDRNQLRVTASAALASVGLPATRAFLTSVVSDLPLAQRQLVAIARAIATKAKLVIMDEPTTSLTRREVENLIEVVARLRADNIAVLFVTHKLDECYRIGGHAIVFRDGECVAQGPLASYGKADIAELMTGRKIDAHRYRVGQPADETLLSVERLTAAPGFFDVDFSLRKGEILGITGLADSGRNELALAISGVRPAASGSISVGGVAARIRYPSDAIRHGIGYVPENRLDEGLFLEKSILDNETALVVAKLANAWGIIDDGKGRAIAAEVAKDMRLNTTDIDMPVGSLSGGNQQRVLIGRWLTIEPKILLLHGPTVGVDVGSKDTIYRAIQVLAERGIGLIVISDDLPELLQNCDRILVMNGGRFVADLDASEATEEDIYHAMLASISETVQ; this comes from the coding sequence GTGGCGGAAGACTCGCAGACCGACCATTGTTTCCTGCAGCTCAAGCAGATCCACAAACGCTTCGGCGGCGTTCACGCGTTGCGTGGTGTCGATCTGAAGATTGAGCTCGGCCAAGCCTATCATCTGCTCGGCGAGAACGGCTGCGGCAAAAGCACCGTCATCAAGGTGATGTCGGGCGCCATCTCGCCGACCGAAGGCGAAATCATCCTGAATGGCGAGAGCTTTTCGGCCCTGACGCCCATTCAGTCGCTCGCCGCCGGCATCGAGACGGTCTATCAGGATCTGTCTCTCATTCCCAATCTGACGGTTGCCGAGAACGTGGCGCTCAGCGAACAGCTGGTGCACGGCGAGGGCCGTCTTGTTCGCCGGCTGGACCGAAACCAGCTGCGGGTGACCGCCAGCGCGGCACTGGCCTCGGTCGGTCTGCCGGCCACGCGGGCTTTCCTGACTTCCGTCGTGTCCGACCTGCCGCTTGCCCAGCGCCAGCTCGTGGCCATCGCCAGGGCGATCGCCACCAAGGCCAAGCTCGTCATCATGGACGAGCCGACGACGTCGCTCACCCGACGCGAGGTCGAGAACCTGATCGAGGTGGTGGCGCGTCTGCGGGCGGACAACATCGCCGTGCTGTTCGTCACCCACAAGCTCGACGAATGCTACCGCATCGGCGGCCATGCCATTGTCTTCCGCGATGGCGAATGCGTGGCGCAAGGGCCGCTCGCCAGCTACGGCAAGGCCGACATCGCCGAACTGATGACCGGTCGCAAGATCGACGCGCATCGCTATCGCGTCGGCCAGCCGGCTGACGAGACGTTGCTGTCCGTCGAGCGGCTGACCGCCGCGCCCGGCTTCTTCGATGTCGACTTCAGCCTTCGCAAGGGCGAAATCCTCGGCATCACCGGTCTCGCCGACTCTGGCCGCAACGAGCTGGCGCTGGCCATTTCCGGCGTTCGGCCGGCCGCTTCCGGTTCGATCTCGGTCGGCGGGGTCGCCGCTCGCATTCGCTATCCCTCCGACGCCATCCGCCACGGCATCGGCTATGTGCCGGAAAATCGGCTCGACGAGGGCCTGTTCCTTGAAAAGTCCATCCTGGACAACGAGACCGCGCTGGTGGTGGCCAAGCTGGCCAATGCCTGGGGCATCATTGATGACGGCAAGGGGCGCGCGATCGCTGCCGAGGTTGCCAAGGACATGCGCCTCAACACCACCGACATCGACATGCCGGTCGGCTCGCTGTCCGGCGGCAACCAGCAGCGCGTGCTGATCGGCCGCTGGCTGACCATCGAGCCGAAGATCCTGCTTCTGCATGGTCCGACCGTCGGCGTCGACGTCGGGTCCAAGGACACCATCTACCGCGCCATCCAGGTTCTGGCGGAGCGGGGGATCGGCCTCATCGTGATCAGCGACGACCTTCCGGAGCTGCTGCAGAACTGCGACCGCATCCTGGTCATGAACGGCGGGCGCTTCGTTGCCGATCTCGACGCCTCCGAGGCGACCGAGGAGGACATCTATCACGCCATGCTGGCGTCAATCTCGGAGACCGTCCAATGA
- a CDS encoding ABC transporter permease has protein sequence MRRVDGQFLVLAAINVILLALGAAISDGSFLSIFNLQSMAGQVPEIGLLAIGVMLAMCAGDGGIDLSGIALANLSGVLSAVIVASFVSSAEQEGLYTALFIFGALAIGFLGGLINGTLITRFGITPILCTLGTQMAFTGLSVIVSGGKAVVVGSPEPLSSIGNEFWFGAPISFILFIAVATLVGVTLKFTPFGRWLMLLGSNPKAALYAGFPRSTVVTATYALSGTLSGLSGVIIAARNVNVKWDYGASYLLIAILIAVMAGVRPEGGYGRVVCVVFSAVALQLMSSLLNFGGLSNFVRDFAWGALLLTFLAIARYDLVGFVFPDRNR, from the coding sequence GTGCGGAGAGTGGACGGCCAGTTTCTGGTCCTCGCTGCCATCAATGTGATCCTCTTGGCGCTGGGGGCGGCCATCTCGGACGGGTCTTTCCTGTCCATCTTCAATCTGCAATCGATGGCCGGGCAGGTGCCCGAGATCGGGCTGCTTGCCATCGGCGTCATGCTGGCCATGTGCGCCGGCGACGGTGGCATCGATCTTTCGGGCATCGCGCTGGCCAATCTGTCCGGCGTGTTGTCGGCGGTGATCGTCGCCAGCTTCGTCTCCAGTGCGGAACAGGAGGGGCTCTACACCGCCCTGTTCATTTTCGGCGCGTTGGCCATCGGTTTCTTGGGCGGTCTCATCAACGGAACGCTGATCACACGTTTCGGAATCACGCCAATTCTCTGCACGCTCGGCACTCAGATGGCCTTCACCGGCCTGTCGGTCATCGTTTCCGGCGGCAAGGCAGTGGTGGTGGGCAGCCCCGAACCGCTGTCGTCGATCGGCAACGAGTTCTGGTTCGGCGCGCCGATCAGCTTCATCCTGTTCATTGCCGTGGCCACTCTGGTGGGAGTCACGCTGAAGTTCACGCCCTTTGGACGGTGGCTGATGCTGTTGGGATCCAATCCCAAGGCGGCGCTCTATGCCGGCTTCCCTCGGTCGACGGTGGTGACGGCCACATATGCGCTGAGCGGCACGCTTTCCGGGCTGTCGGGCGTGATCATCGCTGCGCGTAACGTAAACGTTAAGTGGGATTACGGTGCGTCCTATCTGCTGATCGCCATTCTGATCGCGGTGATGGCCGGCGTTCGCCCCGAAGGTGGTTATGGACGAGTGGTCTGCGTCGTCTTCTCGGCCGTCGCCCTGCAGCTCATGTCCAGCCTGTTGAACTTCGGCGGACTATCCAACTTCGTTCGTGATTTCGCCTGGGGTGCGCTGCTGCTCACCTTCCTTGCGATCGCCCGATACGACCTCGTCGGCTTCGTGTTCCCCGACCGGAATCGCTAG